The genomic stretch CCGGCCACTGGAGACTGCCCGTGTCTAGGGCCAGCGACGGGCGGGAGCGCTGCGTGCGAGTGCGGGTCACGGGGGAACTTGAAGCTGGACTAGCTAACGAGCAGAGGAGATACAGATCTGGGAAGACCCAAGGTCTGTGCCAATTACTGGGTAACTAGCTCGACATCCAGCCATGGATTTAATTGAACTTAATTCCCATGCTAATATTGAAGGGACCATGAAAACGCTGAGCTTGCAAAATGAGGgagtgattgtgtgtgtgtgtttcagggCTGAACACCAGTCCCGATCCGCTGGAGAGGAAGACAAGGGCTGGGTTGTGCTCTTTGTGTTGAGTGCTGGGGAAGGTACTGCTCGCTCTCTGTTAATCTGCGTTGCCATTCATGCCCAAGAAGGATGTGTGTGTGTTCCAGAATGTGCTCTGGCTCTTTGGAAGACAAACCAGTCTGTTGTACCTGTGCATGGGAATAGCAGCCACATCCCTTGGACTGAGATGGCAGAAACCTCCCGGGAATGACAGTCCTCCCAGTTCAGCTCCAGCTCTTCTGCACGGAGAAATTCTCTGGCAGGCACATGAGCGGAGTACACACTCACAAACAGAAGGTGCGACGCACACCCAGAGCATGCACACACCCGAACCCCAAAACACACGTCTGGGAGGCAGAGCACAACACACGGTGTTCACACACCCTCAGGGCGCGAGCGGACGCACCACCAGCCGGTGCACCGCCCCACGCAGGGTGCGCACACCCCCCTGCACAACGTACACACACAGGCACACCCTGCGGCACACACGTGTGTGGGTGCATTCCCACACGCACACCCGCACGGGCACCCACTGTGCGCCCACCCGCGTGCCGGCAGCATGCACCCACGAACAGCCACACGTGGGATGCGCCTCCCACAGGGGCTCGTGCAGACTCCCCAGtccatgcatgcacacacacgtgtcTGTGCACACGTACACatgtgcagacacacacagaggcGCAGAGGAGAGCATTGCACCCCCACTAACATACAGCCCCTTCACACCCCGCTCTCTCCTCAGTCGCTGGCAGGGCCGCAGCCTgtcagcccagccctgcccgttCCCGGACCGGGCCCACAGCCGCCTCCCTGCCTGCGTtcccgcagcgccgccgccgctggggCCTCTCCAGCCGCCTGGACACCGTCCACCTGCGTGTCCTGCCCGTGCCTGCTGGCACCCGGGCGGGTTGGGGCAGTCGGGCGGTGCCCTGCCCGGGCTCCCGTGGCCCGGGTACCCGCACACAGCGCAGACGGCCCCACGCCTCCCGCCCTTCTCCTTGTCTGGTCTCTGAAACACTGTCCCGGCACAGTGGCCACCCCCGAGCGCAGAGCCCCAGCCGTTGTCCCTTCAATGGGGCGCTGCCAGCCCCCTGCATCCTGATCCCTGCGGCCAGGCCCTGCTCGGTGGGCACTGCCATGCCCTAGGAGCAAAGTGGGCTCTATGAATTATGCAGCAGTTttgcctcctgctgcagcaccagcctcCTCGCTCTGCCTCTGGGCCCTGAATAATTGATGGCAGCGcacatcagcagcagcagccccagcattCTCCTGTGCCAGGGACTGGGCTGTCAGGAGGCAGGGGCTGGATGCTCCATGCTCCTTCATGCAGGAGAAGGGCACGGGCTACGAGGACAGCCTGAACAGTGGAGAACAGGGAGCGACGGAACGCACAGTTCTCCAGCACATTAGAAAGAGGTTGTAAAAGTGGGATGGATCCTAAGAAATTCTGACTGGTAACAAGAAAACCTAGAACAGGCTGATTACACAGATTGGGTCCAAACCAGAGTGTCTACATGAGAACATCCAGGCTGGGACATTAGCCATTCTTACCCCCACATTGTCTTTGGGCTGAAactcctcctctctgcctgctgTGTGGTTAATCCTAGACTGCTGTCGCCCACGCTTGCGCACCACCTCTCGTCCTGCTCTCATCTCATTTTGGATAAACGGAACAGATGGAGGTCTTCAGGACATTCAATCTCAATTCCTGTCTGTGCCCATTTCCTGAGCTTTCTCTGACTTTCAAAAGCAGACACAGCAACAGGGTACAGCCTTCTCAGGGTGCAGAACTTCCCCTTTTCCTCCTCGTTCCTCATCGCTCCCTTCCCCCAGAGAAGTGCTGTTGCACTGTCCCTTCCTTGCTCTGATGACAGGTATCTGCAGGAAATGGGCTCCCATGCCCAGGCCACTTCACTCCTAACATGAAAGTCTGTCATTGCGGTATGAAAACAAACTTTGCTTGAAAAGTGTCCAGACCCTGTAGGCCCCAGCCTTCCCCAAAGAGTGGCACACTCTCTGCCTGTCCCAGGGGATTTTGTACTCTCTGTGCATCTAGATCTTCATTTGCTCCCCTGAAGGCCGGGAGCGGCGGCCTGGGCTGGCCAGACAGGTGGCAGGGGACATGCCCCCAGGCCCCCCGGCCCCAGCGGGAGGCCATCTGCCCGCCAACACACACCGAGGTGTCCCTCTGCTCCCAGAACAGCCTCACTGTTTCCTGGCCCCAGCCCCGGTGCGGCTGGGCGCAGGCtgggctgccggcggccgcgaGGCCTTTTCCCTCAGAGACCCGGGGCCGGACACCCGGGCTGAGCCCGcagcccgcggccccgggcggtgcTGAGGGCGGTTCTGTGGGGAACCGCTGTGGGTAACAAACCCCCCTCGACCGCAGCACCTGGGGGCTGACCCGGGTCCTAAGAGGCCTCCGGCACCGCGTACGCCGGCCCGGGAGGCGGCTGCGAAGCTCGGCCCGGCCCTTCCCCGGGCGGGCCCGCGGCGGACTGcggctcccggcgtgccccgcggctcccggcgtgccccgcgggGTGCCCGATCATGTGACCGCCCGCGCGGGTCAGGCGGGCGCCGGCGGGGCCGTtggtgccgagccgagccgtgccgggccgagccgtgccgagccgagccgtgccgagccgtgccgagccgagccgtgccgagccgtgccgagccgagccgtgccgagccgagccgtgccgagccgtgccgagccgtgccgagccgagccgagccgtgccgagccgtgccgtgccgagccgtgccgagccgggccgagccgtgccgagccgtgccgagccgagccgtgccgagccgtgccgaggcgagccgggccgagccgggccgagccgagccacGCCATGGGGCCGAGGGGCCGGGCCCTGCCGtgggccctgctgctgctgctggccttgcGCGGAGCGGCCGGCGCCCCCCCCAGCTTCGTCCTGGTGCTGGCGGACGACCTGGGCTTCGGGGACCTGGGGAGCTACGGACACCCTTCTTCTGCCACGCCCAACCTGGACCGGATGGCTTCCCGAGGGCTGCGGTTCACCAACTTCTACAGCAGCTCCCCGGTGTGCAGCCCCTCCCGGTGCGTGCCCCGCTGCTCCCGTCCCACCTGCTGGCCGGTGCTgcagggccccggggccggggtgGAGGCGGCGTTGGcacccagctggggagctgcggTGCTGGGAGGAACGGAGGGGTGACAAAcctgccgtgtcccaggaggCCCGAAGGTGCGGCTGCTCGGCGAAGGGACCAGTCGAGCATCCCAGCGGGCAGGGAGGTGGCAGCGGCGGCCGTAAGACTGCAGGGCCAAGCTGCCAGTGCCGAGGAGCCCCCGGGGCACCCTCTGAGGAGGCTGAGCACCTTGGCCCGTGCTGCGTCCGGTGTGAcgccctctcctctctctccgcTCTCTCCTGTAGGGCAGCGCTGCTGACGGGCCGGTTCCAGATGCGCTCTGGGGTGTACCCCGGTGTGTTCAGCCCAGACTCACGGGGAGGCCTGCCGCTGTCAGAGGTCACCATTGCAGAGGTGCTGAAGGCTGAGGGCTATGCCACAGCCATGGTTGGCAAGTGGCACCTGGGCCTGGGGATTAATGGCTCCTTCCTGCCCATCCACCAGGGCTTCGACCATTTCTTGGGGGTGCCCTACTCCCATGACCAGGTGAGGGGTGTCCTGGGTCGGGCTGGGAGAGCGCCTGAGAGGTGAAGCTTGCTGGAGAGCATGTGGGCCATGGTGCTTGCCTGGGTGTGGGTGTCTGCAGGTCAGGgagatgggtgctggtggggaaagCCAGTTCCCGAGGTGCTTGTATGATAGGGCAGTTCTGCAGAATGTGGGTGCAGGGGAACATACGGCCTTTGTCAAGGGAGGGAGGGTCAGCACCTGGGCTACAAAGAAACATCCAGATTGCTGCCAGGAGAAGATGATGATGGAGCAGCATGGTCCAGGGACAGACCCCTGTGCTTCTGGGAGTGGCCACCCAAAGAGTGCCTGTAGGACCTGGTGGTGGGCTGCTGTGAGACTCTGCTCCCTTCCCCTCACAGTCCTGCAGCACAGGTAGAAGACAGAGTGTTTTTTGTTCTCTCCAGGGCCCTTGCCAGAATCTCACCTGCTTCCCACCCGACATCAAGTGTTTTGGCACTTGTGACCAAGGCATAGTGCCAGTCCCGCTGCTCTGGAACCAGAGCATTGTGCAGCAGCCGGTCTCTTTCCCCGATCTGGTGCCACTCTACAACAAATTCTCCCGGGACTTCATCGCTGACTGTGCCCGACGAGGCCTCCCCTTCCTGCTCTACTATGCTTCCCACGTAGGAGAAGGGGAGGGCTGCTCCGGGCTGAGGGTGGGAAGGGAGCCTTTGTCCTGTGGGGAGTGCAGGGGTctcagcccctgcagccccagcactgtgCTGAGCAGTCATACCTGCTCCTGGATGACCCAGGGTTGCTGTTCCCATGCCCACGTCTCATGGCAGCACCGATCTGATAATGTTCTCGGGCTGCTTCTTCCTGGAGCTTTGCCCATGTCTCTGGGCCAGGAGCCCACTTGGGAAAACTTCCCGCTCTGGGGCTCATCATCCTCTCCCGGGGCTCAGCTCCTTTGTGCCATTGCTGAGAGATGCTTCTGAAGCTTGGGGACAAGCCTCCTCTCCTCTCACGGCTGTTGTCACATATCTCCATGTCCCAGCTGGGGTGCTAACTGTCCCCGGGTGAACTGGGTACCAGGTGCAGCTCTGGGAGTGTGCACAGGCatctcctctgctcttcctccagcacACACACTACCCCCAGTTCTCAAGCCAGGAGTACGTAGGGCAGTCGCGGCGTGGGCCCTTTGGTGACGCGCTCTTGGAGTTTGACGGCTCGGTGGGACAGCTGCTGGAGGCGCTGCAAGAAAATGGTCTTGCAAACTCGACCCTGGTGTTCTTCACCTCTGACAATGGGTGAGTGGGCTCAGCAGCGGGGATTTCATCACTGATAAGATTCTGCTGCCGTGGCCTGGGGGACCTGGGACAAAAGGGATGTGGTGAGGCATTGCCAGGTGAGACCCCGGTGACCTGCAGTAAGGAAAGAGGTGGACACTACTCTGGAGAGGACCCAGTGCAGTCCCTGTTCCTGTGACTCAGCTGTGTCCTTCCTCACGGGCAGAGCCCTCGCAGGGTTCAGGCCAGGAGCGTGCAGCAGCCCAAATACACCCCGATTCCCCTCATGTGTGAGTGGCACTGGGCCAGTGCCCTGCTTCGGTGTCTCGCACCCCTTGGCTTCTCCGCCTGCCTCCCGCCTCTTAAGGCTGGGGAGCATGGCAGTGTCACACGCCGGCACCGTGTCTCTCACCACGGCCCGTCggcagcactggggagggggTGGCCTGAACCTGCGACGCTGATGGTTGGTGGCTCTTCTCTCACAGCCCTTCCACCATGCGGATGGCTCGCGGAGGCAGCTCTGGCCTTCTCAAGTGTGGGAAGGGCACAACGTACGAAGGTGGCATGCGGGAACCAGCAGTGGCTTACTGGCCAGGCCGTGTCGCTCCGGGTGAGACTGGGCAGCGCTCGTGCCTTCTGCTGCTGATGCCAGCCGAGGTGGCGCAGCAGCTCGCCTGCCCTGGGACAAGCAGAGGGTGGGAGAGAAGTGAGGGTGGCAGGGATGGGAGCGGGATCAGGTGCTTTAACCTTTCCTTGTGCCTTGCTGTGGTGGGTGACAGGAGTGACGCATGAGCTGGCAAGCACCCTGGACATCCTGCCAACGCTGGCTGCCCTGGCTGGAGCAGCCCTTCCTAGAGTTGCCCTGGATGGCTATGACCTGAGCCCCGTGCTGTTTGGGTCAGGGAAGGTGAGTCCTGCGGCTGGTTCGGCCGGCACTGTGCGTGCAGGCCGGGTGCGGGGCTGGAGCTGCGTGCCTGGGGAGTGGGACCAGCTGGCAGTTGGGGACGTCCATGAGCTGGGACCTTCTGTCTGGCCTGGGTCATGCCTTGGCATTCCTGGGCTCCCCCAGGCTGCTTTGCTCTGACAACTGCAACGTGTGGCCCAGCCAAACCCCCGCGGCTGCAGTGGATGGACTGAGCCCGGTAACTTGGAGCAGACAGGGTGCTGCTGCTCATCAGCTTCCCCCTCCAGCCACCTTCCAGCTGTAGCACCGGGGCTCCTGCGAGTCCCTGCAGGCTCTGCTGCTCGTGTCCAGGCTCTTCAGGCTTGTGGCTACACAggtgagctcagctctgctgctccccacagAGTCCCCGTCGGACGATGTTCTTCTACCCGCCGTCCCCCGACCCGCTGCACGGCCCCTTCGCTGTCAGGCTGGGCAAGTACAAGGCCCATTACTTCACCCAAGGTTAGTGCTGCTGCCGTCCCTCCACACGCCCAACTTGGTGAAGTCCCGTGCGGTTTTGCCGTCCAAAGCTCCAAGAGGAGAAACCAAGCTGTACCTGGGGGTCTCTTTTGCAGGTTCCTTTCACAGCGATACGACCCCAGACCAGGCCTGCCATGGGCTGACGCCGCTGACCCCTCACCTGCCCCCGCTGCTCTTTGACCTGGACTCAGACCCGGCTGAGAACTATGACCTGCTGCAGGGCAGCGTGGGGCCGGAGGTTCTGCAGGTCCTGAAGGAGATCAAGCTGCAGAAAGTGCTTTTTGAACAGCACATGAGTTTTGGGGAGAGCCAGCTAAGGAAGGGCAGGGATCCCGCCTTGCAGCCCTGCTGCGTACCAAACTGCACTCCGAAGCCTTCCTGCTGCCGCTGCTCCTAGCCGCTCGCTGCTCCGGCCCCTTCTGCTGCTCCACGCTGGAACCCCATCCCGATCCCTGCCCCCACTAACCCAGCTCGCCCCTCGAGCTGCCCCGCAGCTCTGGCCCTGCGACGCCTCTGCCCGAGGAGCGCTGGGGAGGCGACAGCCCCGCCCGGAGCGCGGCTCGGCgcagcctctgctccctgctggaTGCCCAGGCTGGGGCCTCCTGACAGAAACCCCAACTTGGTCAGGGTGGGACCGTGATGCAGCGCCGTCTCCAGAGCCACAACTGCTCCCTTCAAACCATGGTCAAGAAGCAAAGGGCCTGTCCCTGTGTCCCGAGACCCCCCCCCGCAGCTGGGGCAGGTGGTGCCCCCCtgggtgggagcagagctggggcagcagcaccatCCCCGGCGAGGGCAGGGCTTGGACGGGCCGTGCAGGACCCTGCAGCTGGCGCAGACGTGCCtggcgggagcggcgcggggcctgCTCAGCACCCCGGAGCCCTCGTGAGCGCTGCGGGTGCAGGCATGGCCGGCGGCCAGCAGGGCTGGTGCTCTGGCGAGGTCTGTCAGGGACGCTGGGGCTGATCAACAGCGGGGCCAAAAATAAAGTCACTCCACAGGGCTGAGCCCAAGcctggtcagaggggaggggagggtgcAGTGGAGGAACGGACCACTGGTCACAGGGGGCAAGAGGTTTTGGGGACAGTGACTGGGAACACAGAGGGTCTTGGTGTGGCTACTGGCGGGATCCCAGTGTGTGTGTACAGTGCACCAGTGAGCTTGAAACTGGACTCGCACAGCCTGGGAGACACGGATCTGTTTCACACGGATGGCTGGGTAAGGGGCTCGACACCCAGCCGCGAATATCACATGGACTTAAGTTCCATGCTGTTACATGAGGAATCTCTGCACGTGCTGTGCTTGAGTCCAGGGAGCAAAGGTGTGTTTGTGTTTCACTAAAACATCCCATCCTGGTCACCTGGAAAGGCAGGAAAGGACTGGCCTGCGCTTGTGTTTGTATAAGGGGTGGTTACATACATGTGGGTAAAGACATTGCTGTCTGTGTCGACCTGTTTTGCTGTTCACATTaactgtgtgtctgtgtttgtatCTGGCCCTTCGGAATGCACCGTCAGTCTCCTGAACACACCCTGGAACAGCCACAGCCGCCTCCATCAGGCCAGGACAGGAGAAGCCTCCTGGGTGTGACAGTCC from Athene noctua chromosome 3, bAthNoc1.hap1.1, whole genome shotgun sequence encodes the following:
- the ARSA gene encoding arylsulfatase A isoform X2 — encoded protein: MGPRGRALPWALLLLLALRGAAGAPPSFVLVLADDLGFGDLGSYGHPSSATPNLDRMASRGLRFTNFYSSSPVCSPSRAALLTGRFQMRSGVYPGVFSPDSRGGLPLSEVTIAEGFDHFLGVPYSHDQGPCQNLTCFPPDIKCFGTCDQGIVPVPLLWNQSIVQQPVSFPDLVPLYNKFSRDFIADCARRGLPFLLYYASHHTHYPQFSSQEYVGQSRRGPFGDALLEFDGSVGQLLEALQENGLANSTLVFFTSDNGPSTMRMARGGSSGLLKCGKGTTYEGGMREPAVAYWPGRVAPGVTHELASTLDILPTLAALAGAALPRVALDGYDLSPVLFGSGKSPRRTMFFYPPSPDPLHGPFAVRLGKYKAHYFTQGSFHSDTTPDQACHGLTPLTPHLPPLLFDLDSDPAENYDLLQGSVGPEVLQVLKEIKLQKVLFEQHMSFGESQLRKGRDPALQPCCVPNCTPKPSCCRCS
- the ARSA gene encoding arylsulfatase A isoform X1, with translation MGPRGRALPWALLLLLALRGAAGAPPSFVLVLADDLGFGDLGSYGHPSSATPNLDRMASRGLRFTNFYSSSPVCSPSRAALLTGRFQMRSGVYPGVFSPDSRGGLPLSEVTIAEVLKAEGYATAMVGKWHLGLGINGSFLPIHQGFDHFLGVPYSHDQGPCQNLTCFPPDIKCFGTCDQGIVPVPLLWNQSIVQQPVSFPDLVPLYNKFSRDFIADCARRGLPFLLYYASHHTHYPQFSSQEYVGQSRRGPFGDALLEFDGSVGQLLEALQENGLANSTLVFFTSDNGPSTMRMARGGSSGLLKCGKGTTYEGGMREPAVAYWPGRVAPGVTHELASTLDILPTLAALAGAALPRVALDGYDLSPVLFGSGKSPRRTMFFYPPSPDPLHGPFAVRLGKYKAHYFTQGSFHSDTTPDQACHGLTPLTPHLPPLLFDLDSDPAENYDLLQGSVGPEVLQVLKEIKLQKVLFEQHMSFGESQLRKGRDPALQPCCVPNCTPKPSCCRCS